The Anabaena sp. PCC 7108 region TCAGGTTATTGACCTACTGCTTGATGCTTGTGAAGGTCTGCTAGACTATGTGAAAAGTCAACAAATTTAGGGAATATAGCAGGTGACAGAAGCAGCAGGGGGCTTTCTTGCAGGGGCAGAAGGTAGAGGGTAGAAGGTAATTATTTATTCTTCAATCTCTCCATCTCTCCATCTCTCCATCTCTCCATCTCTCCATCTCTCCATCTCCCCATCTCCCCATCACCGCGTCCCCGCGTCCCCATCTCCCCCCGTCTCCATCACTCTATTCCACCAGACCATGTTTCATAGCAAAACGAACGAGTTCAGCTCGGTTGCTGGTTGAAGTTTTTCTTAATAAACTGCTGACGTACTTTTCTACTGTTCGCGCACTCAGGTGTAGCTGATGACCGATTTCCGCATTAGATAGACCATGAATCAGTAAATCTAGAACTTCCTGCTCTCTGGTAGTTAGTGATGAGAGTAGTTGGGGTGAATGGATTTGAGTAGACAGAGTATTATGGTCTTCTTTTGCTTTGATGGATGTGTAACTGCCAAAATTATTGGGATGAGAAAAGCGATACTCCGTTTGGATGATTTGCGATCGCTCTAGCAAATTCCGAATTGCTGCGGCTAACTCTTCTAGTTCAAAAGGCTTAGGTAAGTATAAATCACACCCTGATTGGTAGCCCAAAATTCTTTCTTGGGTTTTTGTTCGCGCTGTTAACAAAATTACAGGTAGTAACCTAAATTCTGTTTGTTGGCGCACCTGACGCACTAATTCATAGCCGTTCATCCTTGGCATGACAATATCTGTGACAATTAAATCAGGATGGTATTGGTCAACCATAGCTAAAGCCTCTTGACCGTCATTAGCCATGATCACTGAATAGCCAGACAGTTCAAGATAATCACTAACAGATAGACGAGTGCCCAAGTCGTCATCTACTATAAGGATCTTTAAGGGCATGGACAGTACACCCTTAGCATTTTTGTTACTCAGCAATTTACTTTTATGAACACTATTAATAGACACTGGCA contains the following coding sequences:
- a CDS encoding response regulator transcription factor; protein product: MPLKILIVDDDLGTRLSVSDYLELSGYSVIMANDGQEALAMVDQYHPDLIVTDIVMPRMNGYELVRQVRQQTEFRLLPVILLTARTKTQERILGYQSGCDLYLPKPFELEELAAAIRNLLERSQIIQTEYRFSHPNNFGSYTSIKAKEDHNTLSTQIHSPQLLSSLTTREQEVLDLLIHGLSNAEIGHQLHLSARTVEKYVSSLLRKTSTSNRAELVRFAMKHGLVE